A genomic region of Raphanus sativus cultivar WK10039 chromosome 6, ASM80110v3, whole genome shotgun sequence contains the following coding sequences:
- the LOC108809255 gene encoding probable transmembrane ascorbate ferrireductase 3: MDVSADRTTFKRHSSLSTLVAHFFGILAVVLMLIWLLHYREGIEYGSDNPLKVLNVHPFLMYCGFLFLVGQAMMTYKTAYASHQVQKMVHGGLHLIGLVLGIVGISAAFRFHDKLNLKDMVSLHSWIGLTTFILLGLQWLLGAFTFLAPQSSSGTRARMMPWHVLGGRALLYMGIVAALTGLMQRATMLGQSTNAESRLINFTGLAILLFGVSVDFSVALGRYG, encoded by the exons ATGGACGTCTCAGCAGATCGAACAACTTTTAAGCGTCACTCGTCGCTTTCAACGCTCGTGGCTCACTTCTTTGGCATATTAGCCGTTGTTCTAATGCTCATATGGCTTCTACACTACCGCGAAGGCATCGAGTATGGCTCCGACAATCCCCTTAAGGTTTTAAAT GTGCACCCATTTCTCATGTACTGTGGCTTTCTCTTCCTCGTCGGCCAAG CGATGATGACGTACAAAACGGCATATGCCTCGCACCAAGTACAGAAAATGGTTCATGGTGGGCTTCACTTAATAGGACTAGTTCTAGGTATTGTTGGAATCTCAGCTGCCTTTAGATTCCATGACAAATTAAACCTTAAAGACATGGTCTCTCTTCACTCCTGGATCGGCCTCACCACTTTCATCCTCCTCGGCCTCCAG TGGCTACTTGGTGCGTTCACATTTCTTGCGCCACAATCTTCATCAGGGACAAGAGCAAGGATGATGCCGTGGCACGTCTTAGGTGGTCGGGCTCTACTTTATATGGGTATTGTCGCAGCACTAACCGGACTCATGCAGAGAGCCACGATGCTTGGTCAGAGCACAAACGCTGAGTCACGTCTCATTAACTTCACCGGCTTAGCCATTCTACTCTTTGGCGTTTCCGTCGACTTCTCCGTCGCTCTTGGCCGTTATGGTTGA
- the LOC108809283 gene encoding cyclin-SDS-like: MKEIASRNSKRKAEATPFAVKRALISPVSAASVDSCSNLLSAVDDSVSCGSSRVERSSKLKKIRIEEEVVSPLLTKEKEIAVSESSSFTRSDVTFAERNKESDVVSGVDSCSKFGGSVTGGGGGGGDNEETEISKPNGLVEITGCVSDTFSDEEISDYRDDDDESSSEILSQYSDLGSSDYTSSFLSDSGSEFSERSSSDSPLSHTRSLYLQYKEQFCRSTIPNHFESSLQERSPETQSELVRFEDEEVEERYQRLRERERGHAAYLRDYAKAYCSRMEDHTDFIPQLRFIMVQWIVEQCSAMELPPETLFLGVSLLDRFLSKGSFKSERTLVLVGISSLTLATRIEENQPYNSIRRRNFYIQNLKYSRQEVVAMEWLVQEVLNFKCFSPTIFNFLWFYLKVARANPEVEKKAKLLAINSLSDHTQLCFWPSTVAAGLVVLACIEYNKISAYHRVVKVHVRTKDNDLPECVNSLEWLLEQ; the protein is encoded by the exons ATGAAGGAGATCGCGTCGAGGAATTCAAAGCGTAAGGCTGAGGCCACGCCGTTCGCCGTGAAGAGAGCTCTGATCTCTCCAGTATCCGCTGCTTCAGTCGATTCCTGCTCCAATTTGCTTTCTGCAGTCGACGACAGCGTTTCGTGCGGTTCAAGCAGAGTCGAGAGGAGCTCGAAGCTAAAGAAGATTCGAATTGAAGAGGAAGTAGTTTCTCCGCTATTAACCAAGGAGAAGGAGATCGCAGTAAGCGAATCATCGTCCTTCACACGATCCGACGTGACCTTTGCCGAGCGTAATAAGGAGAGCGACGTCGTTTCGGGAGTAGATTCTTGCTCCAAGTTCGGGGGGAGCGtaaccggaggaggaggaggaggaggcgatAACGAAGAAACTGAAATCTCTAAACCGAACGGACTCGTTGAGATAACCGGATGCGTCTCCGATACGTTCTCAGACGAAGAGATTTCGGACTATCGTGACGACGACGATGAGTCGTCCTCGGAGATATTATCACAGTACTCCGACCTCGGTTCATCGGATTATACTTCTTCATTCCTTTCCGATTCAGGCAGCGAGTTCTCTGAGAGATCAAGCTCTGATTCTCCTCTTTCGCATACTCGCTCTCTCTACCTTCAGTACAAGGAACAGTTCTGCAGATCCACGATCCCGAACCATTTCGAATCTTCTCTCCAGGAACGAAGCCCTGAAACTCAGTCTGAA CTGGTAAGGTTCGAAGATGAAGAGGTGGAAGAGAGATATCAAAGGCTgagggaaagagagagaggtcATGCTGCTTATTTGCGTGACTATGCTAAGGCTTACTGCTCTAGGATGGAGGATCATACTGATTTCATCCCTCAACTACGCTTCATCATGGTTCAATGGATTGTGGAG CAATGTTCTGCAATGGAGCTTCCGCCAGAGACATTGTTTCTAGGAGTTAGTCTGCTGGATCGTTTCCTCAGCAAAGGATCCTTCAAAAGCGAGAGGACTCTAGTACTAGTTGGGATTTCGAGTCTTACTCTAGCCACCCGAATTGAAGAAAACCAACCTTACAATAG CATCCGGAGAAGAAACTTCTACATCCAGAACCTGAAGTACAGCCGGCAAGAAGTGGTGGCAATGGAGTGGCTGGTTCAAGAAGTTCTCAACTTCAAATGCTTCTCACCCACAATCTTTAACTTCTTATG GTTTTACCTAAAAGTTGCACGAGCCAATCCTGAAGTTGAAAAGAAAGCCAAACTCTTGGCCATTAACTCACTATCCGATCACACTCAACTCTGTTTTTGGCCTTCAACTGTAGCAGCTGGGCTTGTGGTTCTCGCCTGCATTGAATACAACAAAATCTCAGCCTACCATCGAGTCGTAAAG gTTCATGTTAGAACAAAAGATAATGACCTGCCTGAATGCGTCAAT AGCCTGGAATGGTTGCTTGAGCAGTAA
- the LOC108810926 gene encoding protein KNATM-like has translation MEVKKGESSFLENMKQEIDQITKKEDEILKKEISSHPLYGLLLQSHLSCLKVCSCDFDLPEITNTADDLDLTKLSLDPDSSFEATSPELDHFMEAYCSTLRELKVAMEKPLIEAHRFGDEVYTQLNDILSSPPS, from the exons ATGGAGGTGAAGAAAGGTGAGAGCAGTTTTTTAGAAAACATGAAACAAGAAATTGATCagattacaaaaaaagaagacgAGATTCTTAAGAAGGAAATCTCAAGCCACCCTCTGTATGGACTTCTTCTTCAATCACATCTCAGCTGTTTAAAG GTGTGTTCTTGCGACTTTGACTTACCGGAGATTACGAACACAGCGGATGATCTTGACCTAACCAAACTCTCTCTCGACCCTGATTCTTCCTTCGAAGCTACCTCTCCAGAGCTTGATCACTTCATG GAAGCGTATTGCTCGACTCTACGGGAGCTGAAGGTAGCCATGGAAAAGCCTCTTATCGAAGCGCACCGTTTTGGGGATGAGGTGTACACTCAGCTAAACGACATTCTCTCATCACCACCCTCTTAA